Proteins co-encoded in one Terriglobales bacterium genomic window:
- a CDS encoding efflux RND transporter periplasmic adaptor subunit produces the protein MAQRTNNGHAGLLTRYRGWLVALALIVGVVLLAAFVSLRGSDIPVRATTVVRGTIRATISTNGKVEPVQNFEAHALAPASVRRVLVHEGDHVKPGQPLLQLDDSDARAQAAKALAQLRSAESALEAIKGGGSREEVLTTQAELVRARTDRDVARRNLDAMRRLEKKGDASKGEINDAENQLQRAESQVNLLEQKLKDRYSTSEVGKVQAQETEGKAAYAAAEDMLRNSNIRAPRAGIVYSLPVREGAFVNTGDLLIQVADTSSVQVRAFVDEPDIGRLSPGERVEITWDALPGRIWRGNVKGVPVAVQLVGTRNVGQVTCAVDNHDMKLLPNVNVNVTIVTGEHRNVLTLPREAVHQDGGKPYVFQIVDGVLRRQAVSVGISNLTLAEVSGLPENSQVALGALNGQPLAGGLAARPVQ, from the coding sequence ATGGCACAAAGAACCAATAACGGACACGCTGGATTGCTGACCCGCTATAGGGGCTGGCTGGTTGCGCTCGCACTGATTGTAGGAGTAGTGCTGCTGGCTGCGTTTGTGTCGCTGCGCGGCAGCGACATTCCGGTGCGAGCGACGACCGTTGTCAGGGGAACGATCCGCGCAACCATCTCCACCAACGGCAAGGTTGAGCCGGTGCAAAACTTCGAAGCGCACGCACTCGCTCCGGCCAGCGTGCGACGCGTGCTGGTGCATGAAGGCGATCACGTGAAGCCCGGGCAACCGCTACTGCAATTGGATGACAGCGATGCCAGGGCGCAGGCGGCCAAGGCGCTGGCCCAGTTGCGTTCGGCCGAGTCAGCCCTGGAAGCCATTAAGGGCGGAGGCAGCCGCGAAGAGGTCCTGACCACTCAAGCAGAGCTGGTGAGGGCCCGCACCGACCGCGATGTCGCGCGCCGAAATCTGGATGCTATGCGGCGTCTGGAAAAGAAGGGCGATGCCTCGAAGGGCGAAATTAACGACGCCGAAAACCAACTTCAACGCGCTGAGTCACAGGTAAATTTGCTCGAACAAAAATTGAAAGACCGCTACTCCACCAGCGAAGTGGGAAAAGTCCAGGCCCAGGAGACCGAGGGCAAGGCAGCCTACGCCGCCGCAGAGGACATGCTGCGCAATTCGAACATACGCGCGCCTCGCGCCGGCATCGTCTACTCCTTACCAGTGCGCGAAGGCGCATTCGTAAATACCGGGGATTTACTGATTCAAGTCGCCGACACTTCTAGCGTGCAGGTGCGTGCATTCGTGGACGAACCCGATATAGGCCGTTTGTCGCCTGGAGAAAGAGTCGAAATCACGTGGGATGCTTTGCCAGGGAGAATCTGGAGAGGAAATGTGAAAGGCGTGCCGGTGGCAGTCCAGCTGGTTGGGACACGGAACGTGGGCCAGGTTACCTGCGCAGTGGACAATCACGATATGAAGCTGCTGCCTAATGTTAACGTCAACGTTACAATCGTGACCGGCGAGCACCGCAACGTTTTGACGTTGCCTCGCGAAGCAGTCCATCAGGACGGCGGCAAGCCCTATGTATTTCAGATCGTGGATGGCGTGCTACGGCGGCAAGCAGTAAGCGTCGGCATCTCTAACCTGACATTAGCTGAGGTTTCTGGACTTCCGGAAAATTCTCAGGTGGCGCTAGGTGCGCTCAATGGTCAGCCGCTGGCCGGTGGTTTAGCGGCGCGGCCGGTGCAGTAG
- a CDS encoding tetratricopeptide repeat protein gives MLILFFALLISGSPARSDIAAEALLSAGRVDVAITNLQAQLRSDPNDARAYSLLSRAYYSLEHWDEAVRAAQKAVALEPANSNYHMWLGRAYGEKAEHSSWFAAIGLAKKVRSEFERAVQLDNSNLRAQSDLAEFYLEAPSFLGGGKDKARAQAKRIANLNQSEAHWVLASLAEKESNWPAAEQEHQAAIRASGNQASYWLNLASFYRRRGRLDEMENAIAQANHAQMNDGEAWVDAAELLFRSGRNFPAAAQFLQRYLSSNATVADAPTFQAHYLLGMILEKEGNKRAAADEYRAALSLASNFPPAQQALSRLQR, from the coding sequence ATGCTGATCCTGTTCTTCGCGTTACTGATTTCGGGCAGTCCGGCACGGTCGGACATAGCCGCAGAAGCCTTGCTATCGGCCGGCCGGGTGGATGTCGCTATCACGAACTTGCAAGCCCAGTTGCGGTCCGATCCCAATGATGCTCGCGCCTACAGTTTACTTTCGCGAGCCTATTACTCACTGGAGCATTGGGATGAGGCGGTCCGCGCCGCCCAAAAAGCAGTCGCACTGGAACCCGCTAACAGCAATTACCACATGTGGCTGGGTCGAGCGTACGGGGAGAAGGCCGAACATTCCAGTTGGTTCGCCGCCATAGGTCTTGCCAAGAAAGTTCGCAGTGAATTCGAGCGGGCTGTGCAACTCGATAATTCCAATCTAAGAGCGCAGTCTGATCTCGCCGAATTTTATTTGGAAGCCCCTTCTTTTCTCGGGGGAGGAAAAGACAAGGCGCGTGCTCAGGCCAAGCGCATTGCCAACCTGAATCAATCTGAAGCCCATTGGGTACTTGCATCCCTGGCAGAGAAAGAAAGCAACTGGCCGGCGGCCGAGCAAGAACACCAGGCGGCCATTCGGGCAAGCGGCAATCAGGCGAGCTATTGGCTGAATCTGGCCTCATTTTATCGCCGTCGTGGGAGGTTGGATGAGATGGAGAACGCCATCGCCCAGGCCAACCATGCGCAGATGAATGACGGGGAAGCGTGGGTGGACGCTGCCGAACTGCTGTTCCGCAGCGGCCGCAACTTCCCTGCCGCAGCGCAATTCCTCCAGCGCTATCTTTCATCTAATGCTACGGTCGCGGATGCTCCCACCTTCCAGGCACATTACCTGCTCGGCATGATCCTCGAAAAAGAAGGGAACAAGCGCGCTGCCGCCGATGAATACCGGGCAGCCCTCTCGCTCGCCAGCAATTTTCCTCCCGCGCAGCAAGCGTTGAGCCGCCTGCAACGTTAA
- a CDS encoding TolC family protein → MRRAIELALVHSSEMAMATADQMHAYQNLREARSTYIPQVTVGSGLAYSYGFPLSLEGSAPTIFNVTSQSLLLNPAQREFIRAAKTEWQASTAQSKDQRSRVLLDTALTYAELDKWEKKLETLHEQAAISHKIESAVAERIKEGIDSPRDQTKARLTTAQVHLGITQAEGAVDVLRTHLAQLTGIPVQSVNTESSSIPALPAPEVEADQDLGQRAADTSAAVKAAEQRAFAQQLRAKGEHRALLPAIDLALQYGLISTSFTNFEQFFVRGSFQKQNATFGLVIRFPFLNWTQRAHAAAADAQAVHARQEAQAAKDQVSLEAIKLHRTLRQLEAAREVAQLQSELARADLDTAEARTEAGNATLRDLQSAMLQAGERSAALLDTEFEVERVQLQLMRETGDLEKWAMSHN, encoded by the coding sequence ATGCGACGTGCTATTGAGCTGGCATTGGTGCACAGCAGCGAGATGGCAATGGCCACTGCCGATCAAATGCATGCCTACCAGAATTTGCGGGAGGCTCGCAGCACATACATTCCACAGGTGACCGTCGGCTCCGGGTTGGCTTACTCGTACGGCTTCCCGCTTAGTCTTGAAGGCTCGGCGCCTACTATCTTCAACGTAACCTCGCAGTCGCTCCTGCTCAATCCTGCGCAGCGCGAGTTCATTCGCGCCGCCAAGACCGAGTGGCAGGCCAGTACCGCGCAAAGCAAAGACCAACGCAGCCGCGTACTTTTGGATACCGCGCTCACCTACGCTGAGTTAGACAAATGGGAGAAGAAGCTGGAGACATTGCACGAGCAAGCCGCAATCAGCCACAAGATTGAGTCGGCAGTGGCAGAGCGAATCAAGGAAGGAATTGATAGTCCCCGTGACCAGACGAAGGCGCGTCTTACGACCGCGCAAGTGCATCTCGGGATTACCCAAGCCGAAGGTGCGGTCGATGTGCTCCGGACCCATCTGGCACAGCTCACCGGCATACCGGTGCAGTCCGTCAATACGGAATCGAGCTCAATACCTGCGCTGCCGGCGCCAGAAGTGGAAGCAGATCAAGATCTCGGTCAGCGAGCGGCTGACACCAGCGCGGCAGTGAAGGCGGCCGAGCAGCGGGCGTTCGCCCAACAATTGCGCGCCAAGGGCGAGCACAGGGCGCTGTTACCGGCGATTGACCTTGCCCTGCAGTACGGCTTGATCAGCACATCATTTACCAACTTTGAACAATTCTTCGTGCGTGGCTCTTTCCAAAAACAAAATGCGACCTTTGGTTTAGTGATTAGATTCCCATTCTTGAACTGGACCCAGCGAGCCCATGCCGCCGCAGCCGATGCCCAAGCTGTCCACGCCCGCCAAGAGGCACAAGCGGCAAAGGACCAAGTCTCGCTGGAAGCAATAAAGCTGCACCGCACATTACGGCAGCTCGAAGCCGCACGGGAAGTGGCGCAATTGCAGTCCGAGTTGGCCAGGGCCGATCTCGACACCGCTGAGGCGCGCACCGAGGCGGGTAACGCTACTTTGCGGGACTTGCAGAGCGCAATGTTGCAGGCAGGTGAGCGATCGGCTGCGTTGCTGGATACTGAGTTCGAAGTCGAGCGTGTTCAACTTCAACTTATGCGCGAAACCGGAGATCTGGAAAAATGGGCGATGTCGCACAATTAA